The Primulina tabacum isolate GXHZ01 chromosome 16, ASM2559414v2, whole genome shotgun sequence genome window below encodes:
- the LOC142529628 gene encoding glycosyltransferase BC10-like, with amino-acid sequence MVSPPSSPLIPTLILLLSLPILFFFLAPRFLPPRQISISLPDELDDLSLFHKVIAMDSANFSRRHTRLPSAKSHLSSTLRRPKIAFLFLTNSDLHFAPLWERFFANVTRKQYNIYIHADPLVKISPLTGVFKDKVIPSKRTQRSSPTLISAERRLLATAMLDDPSNAYLALISQHCIPLHSFQYFYDFLFDLGRLSRDLEFSSYIEILDNEPTLWDRYNARGNNVMLPEVHFDEFRVGSQFFVLTRKHALTVIKDRKLWKKFKLPCLNVHSCYPEEHYFPTMLSMQDPNRCSHYTLTRVNWTESVDGHPHTYHPPEVSPGLIQTLRESNSSYSYMFARKFSPDCLNPLMKMADSVIFKD; translated from the coding sequence ATGGTTTCACCACCTTCTTCCCCCTTAATCCCAACCCTGATTCTCCTTCTCTCTTTGCCAATTCTGTTTTTCTTCTTGGCCCCTCGATTCCTGCCTCCACGACAAATCTCTATCTCCCTTCCTGATGAGCTTGATGATTTGTCCTTGTTTCACAAAGTTATAGCCATGGATTCTGCTAATTTCTCCCGCCGCCACACCCGGCTCCCCTCAGCCAAATCCCACCTCTCTTCCACCCTCCGTCGTCCCAAAATCGCCTTTCTCTTCCTGACCAACTCTGATCTCCATTTTGCCCCACTTTGGGAACGCTTCTTCGCTAATGTTACTCGGAAAcagtataatatatatatccacGCCGACCCCTTGGTGAAAATCAGTCCGTTGACCGGTGTTTTTAAGGACAAAGTTATCCCTTCTAAAAGAACTCAGAGATCTTCCCCTACCCTCATCTCCGCCGAGCGCCGCCTCCTCGCCACTGCGATGCTCGACGACCCTTCTAACGCGTACCTCGCGCTAATCTCGCAGCATTGCATCCCGCTTCACTCGTTCCAATATTTTTACGATTTTTTGTTTGATCTAGGTAGGTTGTCCAGGGATTTGGAGTTTTCTAGTTACATAGAGATTCTTGATAATGAGCCCACTTTATGGGATAGGTATAATGCCCGGGGAAATAATGTGATGCTCCCTGAAGTGCATTTTGATGAATTCCGAGTGGGCTCACAGTTTTTTGTGCTCACCAGAAAGCACGCTTTGACGGTGATTAAGGATAGGAAGTTGTGGAAAAAGTTTAAGTTGCCCTGTTTGAATGTTCATTCTTGTTATCCGGAGGAGCATTATTTCCCTACTATGTTATCGATGCAGGATCCAAATCGGTGTAGTCATTATACATTAACGAGGGTGAATTGGACTGAAAGCGTGGATGGGCATCCGCATACATACCACCCGCCTGAAGTGTCCCCTGGGCTGATTCAGACGCTCAGAGAATCAAATTCGAGTTATTCATACATGTTTGCACGAAAATTTTCTCCTGATTGCTTGAATCCTTTGATGAAAATGGCGGATTCTGTTATTTTCAAGGACTGA
- the LOC142529721 gene encoding protein FAF-like, chloroplastic, with protein MSMKQGIVTILGSDCEKNIAASIRRNLSADMSSKKWLEQNEFFSPVKKMASSEEAVPLTQDHDSSSFSSEGEEECERINNNPGRDDVWRMILSHKEVQKPAKLNANWGTILTQKSESSVCNLPPPPYVHPLVKRSASAMSDKSLEICTESLGSETGSDGFSTCQNSEVLGDGDEDKEERTRVGKECTKEPNPFEDFHVVKYKSCPSRPIPPPLSSISGGDGVSLHIRSHRKKGRLVLEAVAVPPRKYFNAQRGDGRLVLSLINSPTSQLENEVEGNKVDEFEKVFVHMEEVDDNIKEAVASVDDDDNEEEDPEFFKEQNSKSLPNQIMSVDKSAFTMKNLTGLGTKNPTWSHKFNKVVDFPAAEEIMAKKDVSDVVPISHSLPPLSRMTQLISPPPLLLPPPSAATSFKAYEYFWRSKSTAAGRLINPKIPSTPQAASFKNSKIDAAKAFDQYQEMTPHMKGHNIEYFVPYFRGCNKEPRRSLPISEAHWIATS; from the coding sequence ATGTCAATGAAACAGGGAATTGTTACAATTCTTGGCTCGGATTGTGAAAAAAACATTGCAGCctccatcagaagaaatctctCAGCTGATATGTCTTCCAAGAAATGGCTGGAGCAAAATGAGTTCTTCTCCCCGGTGAAAAAGATGGCTTCTTCGGAAGAAGCAGTTCCTCTTACCCAGGATCATGattcttcatcattttcatctgAAGGtgaagaagaatgtgaaaggaTTAATAATAATCCAGGACGAGACGATGTTTGGAGGATGATTCTGTCTCACAAAGAGGTGCAGAAACCAGCAAAATTGAATGCTAATTGGGGTACAATTCTTACTCAAAAGAGTGAAAGTTCAGTATGCAATCTGCCACCACCACCTTATGTTCATCCCCTCGTGAAAAGATCAGCAAGTGCTATGAGTGACAAGAGTCTTGAGATTTGCACAGAGAGTCTGGGATCAGAGACAGGGTCTGATGGGTTCTCGACGTGCCAGAATTCAGAAGTTTTGGGTGATGGAGATGAAGATAAGGAAGAGAGGACAAGAGTAGGAAAAGAATGTACCAAAGAGCCGAATCCCTTCGAGGATTTTCATGTTGTCAAGTATAAAAGTTGCCCCTCTCGACCTATTCCACCGCCACTTTCGTCCATTTCTGGTGGCGATGGTGTTTCACTCCACATTCGTTCCCACCGGAAAAAAGGTAGGCTGGTTCTTGAAGCTGTTGCTGTTCCTCCAAGAAAGTATTTCAACGCTCAACGTGGAGATGGAAGGCTTGTTTTGAGTTTGATCAATTCTCCTACTTCACAGCTAGAAAATGAAGTGGAGGGAAATAAAGTTGACgaatttgaaaaagtttttgtTCATATGGAAGAAGTTGATGACAATATCAAGGAGGCGGTAGCCAGCGTTGACGATGATGATAATGAAGAGGAAGACCCTGAATTTTTCAAGGAGCAGAACTCAAAAtcattaccaaatcaaattaTGAGCGTGGATAAATCAGCCTTCACGATGAAAAATCTAACGGGGTTGGGCACTAAGAATCCAACTTGGTCTCACAAGTTCAACAAAGTCGTCGACTTCCCAGCTGCAGAAGAAATTATGGCAAAAAAGGATGTTTCGGACGTTGTACCAATCTCGCACTCACTTCCACCACTTTCACGCATGACTCAGCTCATCTCGCCCCCGCCGCTACTGTTGCCACCACCATCTGCTGCCACCTCGTTCAAGGCTTACGAGTACTTCTGGCGAAGCAAGAGCACTGCTGCTGGCCGTCTCATTAATCCGAAGATCCCCTCAACCCCGCAAGCCGCATCCTTCAAAAACAGCAAAATTGATGCAGCAAAGGCATTTGATCAATATCAAGAAATGACACCACACATGAAAGGACACAACATAGAGTACTTTGTTCCTTATTTCAGGGGTTGCAATAAGGAGCCGAGAAGATCTCTACCGATAAGTGAGGCACACTGGATTGCCACATCCTAA